The sequence CGGGGTCATACCAGGCACCAATACCCTCTTCATATAGCTCTTGCCAGGGGAACTCGGGGCCGGGATCACTCTTACGAGTGGGGGCAATATCAGAATGTGCCACCACATTTACCGGCGAGATCTCGGGGTAGCGTTGTAAAATATTGGCCGCCAGCTGTTTTACCGCCGCAATTTGCACCGCAGTATAAGGCGGGAAATGCCAAACACCTTTATTTTCAGTGGCTAAATTGACGATTTCAATACCAATGGAGGTGTCGTTGAGATTGGTGCGCTCTGCCCAACTACTGACTCCCGCATGCCATGCGCGGGCATTTTCATCCACCAGGTTAAATATCTGCATATCTTTAAATCCGGCCTGAATATAACTTTCATCGGTAATATCTGGCACCAAATATTGAACACTGACGTTATCACCAGTTAAGGACTTTATTGATCCTTCAAAATTTTCAGCGGTGTAGTGTAAAACTAAAAATCGTACACGGGAGTTAAAGGATTTAACAGCACGAAAACTATTATAGTCAATCATATACATATCAAGCTCCTTGGACTTATACCTTAATCCAGATGAAAAAGTTAACTGCGAAATATTTAGGCTTATTGATTCTTAACGCAGTGACCACTTCTCTTGCTAGAAAAGAGTTCTAATTTTAATGGCTGAATTTTAAACATGACATCAACAAAGGCTAACTGAGTAGCATTGACTTATAATAAAATAGATCCCTACCCCACTAAATTATAACAACAGCCTCTATTTAAATTTAAGCAAGATAATTTCACCACACCTCATCCCGTGATTAGGCTAATAATAACCTGCCACTCTAATGATGTGGCTGCTATTTTGAAAATGCAGCTAAATTAAATGATTTATTAGCTAATAAAATTAATTTCATTATATCAACTTAAATCTTGCGCCATATAATTTACCCGTCTACGTTTAAAACTCTTACTCATATAACACGGTTATTGAATCATGATTAGTAACACCGCAAATAAATTGCAAGAAGAGTTATTAGACTCCCGATTTGGTTCGCAATCCTCTCGCTATATTGCTGAGTCGAGCCATTTCCCGTTAAAAGAGATGCGCGAGGATATTGCTTTTCAAATTATTAGTGATGAACTTTATTTAGATGGTAATGCACGACAAAACTTAGCCACTTTTTGTCAAACTTGGGATGATGAATATGTTCATAGGCTAATGGATTTGTCGATTAATAAAAACTGGATCGATAAAGAGGAGTATCCACAATCAGCGGCCATCGATTTACGCTGCGTCAATATGCTGGCTGATCTTTGGCATGCGCCAAAGCCCATTAACGGCCAGGCCACAGGCACCAATACCATAGGTTCATCCGAAGCCTGTATGTTGGGGGGTATGGCGATGAAGTGGCGCTGGCGTAAAAAGCAGTTAGCTGCCGGTAAACCTACCGACAAACCTAATCTGGTCTGCGGCCCTGTGCAGGTGTGCTGGCACAAATTTGCCCGCTATTGGGAGGTGGAAATCCGCGAAATTCCGATGGAACCGGGAAACTATTTTATGGATGCGCAGCGCATGATTGCTGCCTGTGATGAGAATACCATAGGTGTTGTCCCTACTTTCGGCGTGACCTATACAGGAAACTATGAGTTTCCCGAACCGCTGCACCAGGCATTGGATAAGCTACAGCAAGAGAAAGGGCTAGATATTGATATTCATGTCGATGCGGCCAGTGGCGGTTTCCTCGCCCCTTTTGTCGCCTCAGAGATCAAGTGGGACTTTCGTCTGCCGCGAGTGAAATCCATCAGCACCTCAGGCCATAAATATGGTTTAGCCCCGCTGGGCTGCGGCTGGGTTATCTGGCGTGATCAAGCCGCACTGCCGGATGAGCTGATCTTTAATGTGGATTATCTCGGCGGGCAAGTAGGCACTTTTGCTATCAATTTCTCCCGCCCTGCCGGGCAGGTTATCTCTCAATATTATGAATTTATCCGATTGGGTCGCGAGGGTTATACCAAAGTGCAACAAGCGGCCTATCAGGTCGCACACTTCTTAAGTCAGGCGATTGCGCCATTGGGCCCCTATGAATTTATCTGCACCGGTGATCCTAAAGAGGGGTTACCCGCCGTGTGCTTCAAAATTAAAGCGGGCGCTAACCCGGGTTATACCCTGTATGACCTCTCTGAGAGATTGAGGTTGCGAGGTTGGCAAGTGCCCGCCTTTACCCTAACCGGTCATGCCAGCGATATTGTGGTGATGCGAATTATGTGTCGCCGCGGATTCGAAATGGATTTTGCCGCGCTATTACTGGATGACATTAAATACTCGCTCCACTATTTGCATGAGCACCCCGAACTCCATGGCGTTGCCCAACAGAATAGTTTCAAGCACACCTAGAACTTGCCAGCTTAATTGCAGAAATTAAAGGATGGATATCTATGGCAAATAATCAATCCAGGCCGATGGCTACCAAAAAACTCGGCATCGCCACATTAGCTATTATGAATATTGTTGCCGTTGTCAGTTTAAGAGGCTTACCCGCTGAAGCTGAATACGGATTAAGTTCTATTTTTTACTATATTTTCGCCGCCATTTTTTTTCTTATTCCCGTCTCTCTGGTGGCAGCTGAATTAGCGACCGGTTGGCCTGAAAAAGGGGGCGTCTTTCGCTGGGTCGGTGAGGCTTTTGGCCCCCGCTGGGCATTTTTAGCCATGTTTATGCTCTGGATAGAGGTCACGGTTTGGTTCCCGACAGTATTAACTTTTGCCGCGGTCTCGTTGGCGTTTATTGGCCCCAATCAGCGCTGGGATGAGGCGCTATCGGCCAATAAATTCTTCGTACTGAGCATTGTGTTAATTGTCTATTGGCTGGCGACCTTTATTGCCTTTAAGGGGGTTGCCACCTTTGCCAGAGTATCCAAATGGGGCGGTATTATCGGCACCATCATTCCCGCCATTATTCTGATTATTTTGGGGTTTACTTATCTGTTTGCAGGCGGAACGCCACAAATAACACTGGCATGGGATGAAGTTATCCCTGATTTTTCCAATTTTAACAATATTGTTTTAGCCGCTAGTATTTTTCTGTTCTATGCCGGCATGGAGATGAATGCAATTCATGTTAAGGATGTGGATAATCCTAATCGTAATTATCCCATTGCCATTATGTTATCCGCGCTGGGAACCGTGATTATTTTTGTCTTTGGCACTCTCGCCATCGCTTTTATTATTCCGAAAGCTGATATTAATCTGACGCAAAGTATTCTGGTGGCCTATTCAGATATGTTCCAGTGGGCCGGATTGCACTGGCTCAGCCCGATAATGGCGATTGCGTTGGCTATCGGGGTCTTGGCCGGAGTGGTAACCTGGGTCGGCGGCCCTTCAACCGGGCTATTGACCGTGGCAAAAGCCGGTTATTTACCCCGCTGGTGGCAACATACCAACAAGAATGGCATGGCAACACATATTTTATTATTACAGGCGCTGATCGTCTCTCTATTATCAATATTGTTTGTCATCTTACCTTCGGTGCAAGCGGCATTTCAGATCCTCAGCCAATTAACCGTTATTCTCTATCTCATTATGTATATCCTGATGTTTAGCGCCGCCATCTATCTGCGCTATAGCCAATCACAACGCCCTCGCCCCTATCGTATTCCTGGTGGGAATATTGGTATGTGGGTAATTGGTGGCGCTGGATGGATTGGTTCAATTTTGGTTTTCCTGCTCAGTTTTGTGCCACCCAGTCAAATTGCCATCGGCAGCCCAGAAACTTATGTCGGCATCTTAATTATCGCCACTCTGTTCTTCTTTATTTTACCGCTGCTGATTTATGCGGCGCGTAAACCCCATTGGCGTGATGAAAAAACTGATTTTGCCCCCTTTACCTGGCAAGCGGCAAATAGCCATCCCGGCCTGCCCGCAGAGAGGTTAATAACTAAGGAGAACATGAGCATTCAGGGTGAGACTATAGATTAGAAAACATAAAAACCAGAGTAATCAACGGGCTGATAACTGCAACTCACTGTGGAGTGGGATGATGAAACCTGACTTAAAAGTGCTGCAACACAGCGTCAATAAAGCGCATCGACAATATTCAACCACCGCTGGCGGGAGTAACGCCAATTATATTCCCTATCTGGCCAGTGTCCCATCATCATTAGTTGGCCTGGCGGCGGTGACCATTGATGGCGATATTATTGCGGCAGGTGATACAGAATATCGCTTTGCCATCGAATCTATTTCTAAAATATGTACACTCGCACTGGCACTGGAAGATGTCGGCCCGCAGCAAGTACAAGAAAAAGTCGGCGCTGATCCTACGGGCTTACCCTTTAATTCAGTTATGGCGCTTGAATTACATCAGGGCAAACCGTTATCACCACTGGTCAATGCCGGTGCAATGTCCACCGTGAGCATTATTCAAGCCAATAGTAGCGAGGCGCGTTGGCATGATATTCTGCAAATCCAGCAACAATTATCCGCAGCCCCCATTAGTTTATCCGATGAAGTGAATCAATCGGAACAGACAACCAACTTTCATAATCGGGCCATTGCCTGGTTACTCTACTCTGCCGGCACGATGTATTGTGACCCGATGGAGGCGTGCGAAGTTTATACCCGCCAATGCTCAACATTGCTAAATACCATTGAGCTGGCAACTATCGGCGCCACCTTGGCTGCCGCTGGCATTAATCCTATCAGCAAATTGCGGGTATTAACTGCCAGTAACATCCCCTTTATTTTGGCTGAGATGACGATGGAGGGCTTATATGGTAGCTCCGGTGATTGGGCATACAGTGTCGGC comes from Yersinia bercovieri ATCC 43970 and encodes:
- a CDS encoding N-acetylmuramoyl-L-alanine amidase; this translates as MYMIDYNSFRAVKSFNSRVRFLVLHYTAENFEGSIKSLTGDNVSVQYLVPDITDESYIQAGFKDMQIFNLVDENARAWHAGVSSWAERTNLNDTSIGIEIVNLATENKGVWHFPPYTAVQIAAVKQLAANILQRYPEISPVNVVAHSDIAPTRKSDPGPEFPWQELYEEGIGAWYDPETKEKFIQEFTAEGLPNKAEIVAHFGTYGYDATIASSELGYHDLVRAFQLHFRPNNYDGEVDIETAAILYALVEKYLLIL
- a CDS encoding glutamate decarboxylase, with protein sequence MISNTANKLQEELLDSRFGSQSSRYIAESSHFPLKEMREDIAFQIISDELYLDGNARQNLATFCQTWDDEYVHRLMDLSINKNWIDKEEYPQSAAIDLRCVNMLADLWHAPKPINGQATGTNTIGSSEACMLGGMAMKWRWRKKQLAAGKPTDKPNLVCGPVQVCWHKFARYWEVEIREIPMEPGNYFMDAQRMIAACDENTIGVVPTFGVTYTGNYEFPEPLHQALDKLQQEKGLDIDIHVDAASGGFLAPFVASEIKWDFRLPRVKSISTSGHKYGLAPLGCGWVIWRDQAALPDELIFNVDYLGGQVGTFAINFSRPAGQVISQYYEFIRLGREGYTKVQQAAYQVAHFLSQAIAPLGPYEFICTGDPKEGLPAVCFKIKAGANPGYTLYDLSERLRLRGWQVPAFTLTGHASDIVVMRIMCRRGFEMDFAALLLDDIKYSLHYLHEHPELHGVAQQNSFKHT
- the gadC gene encoding putative glutamine/gamma-aminobutyrate antiporter GadC, whose translation is MANNQSRPMATKKLGIATLAIMNIVAVVSLRGLPAEAEYGLSSIFYYIFAAIFFLIPVSLVAAELATGWPEKGGVFRWVGEAFGPRWAFLAMFMLWIEVTVWFPTVLTFAAVSLAFIGPNQRWDEALSANKFFVLSIVLIVYWLATFIAFKGVATFARVSKWGGIIGTIIPAIILIILGFTYLFAGGTPQITLAWDEVIPDFSNFNNIVLAASIFLFYAGMEMNAIHVKDVDNPNRNYPIAIMLSALGTVIIFVFGTLAIAFIIPKADINLTQSILVAYSDMFQWAGLHWLSPIMAIALAIGVLAGVVTWVGGPSTGLLTVAKAGYLPRWWQHTNKNGMATHILLLQALIVSLLSILFVILPSVQAAFQILSQLTVILYLIMYILMFSAAIYLRYSQSQRPRPYRIPGGNIGMWVIGGAGWIGSILVFLLSFVPPSQIAIGSPETYVGILIIATLFFFILPLLIYAARKPHWRDEKTDFAPFTWQAANSHPGLPAERLITKENMSIQGETID
- the glsA gene encoding glutaminase A — translated: MKPDLKVLQHSVNKAHRQYSTTAGGSNANYIPYLASVPSSLVGLAAVTIDGDIIAAGDTEYRFAIESISKICTLALALEDVGPQQVQEKVGADPTGLPFNSVMALELHQGKPLSPLVNAGAMSTVSIIQANSSEARWHDILQIQQQLSAAPISLSDEVNQSEQTTNFHNRAIAWLLYSAGTMYCDPMEACEVYTRQCSTLLNTIELATIGATLAAAGINPISKLRVLTASNIPFILAEMTMEGLYGSSGDWAYSVGLPGKSGVGGGILAVVPGVMAIAGFSPPLDSIGNSVRGQKMVAHVAKALGYNLYKV